From the genome of Candidatus Saccharimonadales bacterium, one region includes:
- a CDS encoding VOC family protein gives MSRMIFVNLAVKDLNASMDFFKAIGFEFNEQFTSPEGTGMVVNDRAYVMLSVEPFFKTFIKGKELADTSKTVEATVAFSAESKEDVDTVIEKAIAAGGISTGEAMDQPGMYSRGFYDLDGHQWEFVWMDMSGSVS, from the coding sequence ATGAGTAGGATGATTTTTGTAAACTTAGCAGTAAAAGACCTCAATGCATCAATGGATTTCTTCAAAGCGATCGGTTTTGAATTCAACGAACAATTTACAAGTCCTGAAGGTACGGGTATGGTTGTGAACGACCGAGCATATGTAATGCTTTCTGTTGAACCTTTCTTCAAGACATTTATTAAAGGCAAAGAACTCGCCGATACATCCAAGACCGTAGAAGCAACGGTAGCATTCTCGGCTGAAAGTAAAGAAGACGTCGACACGGTGATTGAAAAAGCTATTGCGGCGGGCGGTATCTCGACAGGTGAAGCCATGGATCAGCCAGGTATGTACAGCCGCGGTTTTTATGACCTCGACGGCCATCAGTGGGAGTTCGTTTGGATGGACATGAGCGGTTCAGTGTCGTAA
- the ruvA gene encoding Holliday junction branch migration protein RuvA: protein MIAHISGIVSEKFNSSVIVDVHGVGYEVAVAAGDFEHALLNESVKFYTYHHIREQSQELFGFSSLAAKKLFEMLITVQGVGPKAALSILSLGDSEVVRNALANGDVAYITKASGVGKRIAERVVVDLQDKVGLPLRMNPGQTGISQPITHADEALEALMALGYNLADATRALEGISTDLSTADRVTQALKG from the coding sequence ATGATTGCACATATTTCTGGTATTGTTTCTGAAAAATTTAACTCATCTGTTATCGTGGATGTTCATGGAGTGGGGTATGAAGTGGCGGTTGCCGCAGGTGATTTTGAACACGCACTTTTAAACGAGTCGGTGAAGTTTTACACGTATCATCACATTCGCGAGCAATCACAGGAACTCTTTGGTTTCAGTAGTTTGGCGGCCAAAAAGCTATTTGAGATGCTCATTACCGTACAAGGTGTCGGGCCAAAGGCAGCACTTTCTATCTTAAGCCTAGGCGATAGCGAAGTGGTGCGTAACGCACTTGCCAACGGAGACGTTGCCTATATTACAAAGGCATCCGGTGTCGGTAAACGTATCGCCGAGCGAGTTGTTGTTGATCTTCAAGATAAAGTTGGCTTGCCCCTAAGGATGAATCCTGGCCAAACCGGCATTTCCCAGCCCATTACGCATGCCGACGAGGCCTTAGAGGCGCTTATGGCGCTTGGTTACAACCTCGCCGATGCAACACGAGCGCTTGAGGGTATCTCTACCGACCTTTCAACGGCCGATAGGGTGACGCAGGCGCTAAAAGGATAG
- the ruvB gene encoding Holliday junction branch migration DNA helicase RuvB, translating to MAVERIVDTSVHEDAEEEQIEVSLRPRFFAEYVGQERLKKNLKLAIEAAKKRGEPIDHVLLYGPPGLGKTTMASVIANEMGTNIRVTAGPAIERAGDLASILTNLADGDVLFIDEIHRLSRAVEEVLYSAMEDFKLDIVIGKGPAARSVRLDLPKFTVIGATTRTGALAAPLRDRFGHMHRLEFYTPDEIAAVITRAAGILESKIDKPAAHLLSTRARLTPRIANRLLKRVRDYADVNGDGIIDATITTQALAMLEVDELGLDPADRRMLESIIENYGANPVGLNTIAALTGDEPTTIEDFYEPYLLQIGFIERTPRGRRVTPKAYRHLGKEAGELLDKLV from the coding sequence ATGGCAGTCGAGCGAATTGTTGATACTAGTGTGCATGAAGACGCGGAGGAAGAGCAGATCGAGGTGAGTCTGCGGCCGCGTTTTTTTGCGGAGTATGTGGGACAAGAGCGGCTCAAGAAGAATTTGAAGCTGGCGATTGAAGCGGCTAAAAAGCGTGGTGAGCCAATTGACCACGTGCTCCTTTATGGACCTCCGGGGCTCGGCAAGACCACTATGGCTTCAGTGATTGCTAACGAGATGGGGACGAATATTCGTGTGACCGCAGGGCCGGCTATTGAACGAGCAGGCGACTTGGCAAGTATTTTAACCAATTTGGCTGATGGTGACGTATTGTTTATCGACGAGATTCACCGGCTTTCTCGCGCGGTTGAAGAAGTGCTGTATAGCGCGATGGAAGATTTTAAACTCGACATCGTCATTGGAAAAGGGCCGGCGGCAAGAAGTGTGCGGCTTGATTTGCCAAAGTTTACGGTGATTGGCGCTACCACACGCACAGGTGCACTGGCGGCGCCACTACGCGATAGGTTTGGGCATATGCATCGGCTGGAGTTTTACACGCCTGATGAAATCGCTGCGGTGATTACCAGGGCGGCCGGGATTTTGGAAAGCAAAATCGATAAACCGGCAGCGCACCTCCTTTCGACACGGGCTCGGTTAACTCCTCGTATAGCCAATCGGCTATTAAAACGTGTGCGCGATTATGCTGATGTGAACGGCGATGGCATTATTGATGCTACGATCACTACACAGGCGCTTGCTATGTTAGAGGTGGATGAGCTTGGTCTTGATCCGGCCGATCGGCGAATGCTCGAGAGTATCATTGAGAATTACGGTGCTAATCCGGTAGGCTTAAATACAATTGCGGCACTGACGGGTGATGAGCCAACGACGATTGAGGATTTTTATGAGCCATATCTCTTACAGATCGGATTTATTGAACGGACGCCGCGTGGCCGCCGCGTGACACCTAAGGCATACCGGCATTTAGGTAAAGAAGCGGGTGAACTGCTCGATAAATTGGTATAA
- a CDS encoding PBP1A family penicillin-binding protein, which translates to MIRQGKYTKKVTTVRQARRSGKRGWRWFRKLSKPKKVLVIAGPILAFLILTPLLTYLYYANDISDQERLMNRNNTGVVLTDKNGETFYTVGKAAHRQMVPLTDISDNLKHAVIASEDKDFYQHEGFSITGIARAFFGNITAGSVTGGGSTLTQQLAKNTLLSENQTFLRKYQELFIAIAIEQQYTKDQILDMYLNSVFFGENAFGIEDAAKVYFGKAPKDLNLAESAMLIGVLPAPSAYSPISGNPEYAKERQTTVLSRMVTNGYITEAEKQAALAEQLAYAPQTNTNNSEAPHFAEMVMQQLYDKYGEEVVTRSGYQVKTSLDLNLQRQLKTDIANQMPYIQRNGGSNAGAVAIDPTNGEVRALVGSADWSNPDWGKVNMATTARQPGSSFKSIYYSGALADGVITPATVLHDKLTDFGGGYKPLNADKKFRGDVTVRSAISQSLNIPSVEVLQKYGVSNAVKMAKQLGITTLDENKNYGLSLALGSAEVPLLQMTNAYAAFANQGQQYNTTIINSIKNKFDATIFKADEKPRTAISASGAFLISSILSDNNARAPIFGSSLTIPGRTAAVKTGTTDDSRDAWTIGYTPQMVVGVWVGNNNNAVMKNGGSGMAGPIWINAMKQALKGVPNTQFTVPSGVIQKPVCYGSYGLASTSGTNTYNEYFLSSALPTTTCNSQQKQEEPVKKEEEPTTETDNSSTGGTGSGTSNGNGGSTGTGNGSGTGNGSGGTGTGNGSGTGSGSGSGTGNGGVVTPPVINP; encoded by the coding sequence ATGATTCGCCAGGGTAAATATACCAAAAAGGTGACTACCGTTCGTCAGGCGCGCCGCTCGGGTAAAAGAGGATGGCGATGGTTTCGAAAACTATCCAAACCCAAAAAGGTGCTCGTTATTGCCGGGCCAATATTGGCGTTCCTTATCCTAACTCCGCTGCTTACATACCTTTACTACGCAAACGACATTTCCGATCAAGAACGTTTGATGAACCGAAACAACACCGGAGTCGTACTGACCGATAAAAATGGTGAGACATTCTACACCGTGGGTAAGGCAGCACACCGACAGATGGTTCCGCTGACGGATATTTCAGATAACCTGAAGCATGCGGTAATTGCTTCGGAAGACAAGGACTTTTACCAGCATGAGGGCTTTTCTATTACGGGTATTGCGCGTGCTTTCTTTGGCAACATTACGGCCGGTAGTGTGACGGGTGGTGGTTCTACTCTGACACAGCAATTGGCAAAAAACACGTTATTAAGCGAAAATCAGACGTTTCTGCGGAAATATCAGGAGTTATTTATCGCTATTGCGATCGAGCAGCAATACACTAAAGACCAGATTCTCGATATGTACCTTAACTCCGTATTCTTTGGCGAAAATGCATTCGGTATCGAAGATGCGGCCAAAGTGTACTTTGGAAAGGCGCCAAAAGATCTTAATCTGGCTGAAAGCGCTATGCTGATAGGAGTACTGCCAGCGCCAAGTGCATACTCGCCTATTAGTGGTAACCCCGAATACGCCAAAGAGCGTCAAACGACAGTGCTCAGCCGCATGGTGACAAACGGTTATATCACAGAAGCCGAGAAGCAGGCAGCGCTTGCCGAGCAGCTTGCTTATGCACCGCAAACAAATACGAATAACAGCGAAGCACCGCACTTCGCTGAAATGGTAATGCAACAGCTGTATGACAAATATGGCGAAGAAGTGGTAACACGTTCTGGATATCAGGTGAAGACGTCGCTCGATCTTAACTTGCAGCGTCAGCTAAAAACCGACATAGCGAATCAAATGCCATACATTCAGCGAAATGGAGGTTCAAATGCTGGTGCGGTGGCGATAGATCCTACCAATGGCGAAGTACGCGCGCTTGTTGGTAGTGCCGATTGGTCAAACCCGGACTGGGGCAAAGTTAATATGGCGACGACAGCCAGGCAACCAGGCTCAAGTTTTAAGTCGATTTATTACTCCGGTGCGCTTGCCGACGGTGTCATTACTCCGGCTACGGTATTGCACGATAAGCTGACGGATTTCGGTGGTGGCTATAAGCCGCTAAATGCCGATAAGAAGTTCCGCGGAGATGTAACGGTACGCAGCGCCATTAGCCAATCGCTTAACATTCCAAGTGTTGAGGTGTTACAAAAATATGGTGTTTCGAATGCGGTGAAAATGGCAAAACAATTAGGCATTACGACACTCGATGAGAATAAAAACTACGGTCTTTCGCTCGCGCTTGGTTCGGCTGAAGTCCCACTGCTTCAGATGACAAATGCGTACGCCGCTTTTGCCAACCAAGGCCAGCAATATAATACGACGATTATTAATTCTATTAAGAACAAATTTGACGCAACGATATTCAAAGCGGATGAGAAGCCACGCACGGCAATCAGCGCAAGTGGTGCCTTTCTGATCTCAAGTATCCTTTCGGATAACAATGCTCGCGCACCAATCTTTGGGTCTTCTCTTACGATTCCTGGCCGGACCGCAGCAGTAAAAACGGGTACCACCGACGATTCACGTGATGCTTGGACAATAGGCTATACTCCGCAAATGGTAGTTGGTGTTTGGGTGGGTAACAACAATAATGCCGTCATGAAGAACGGTGGCTCCGGGATGGCAGGACCCATCTGGATAAACGCTATGAAGCAGGCATTAAAAGGTGTACCGAACACGCAATTTACCGTACCATCCGGAGTCATTCAGAAGCCGGTGTGTTATGGAAGTTACGGCCTGGCAAGCACGAGCGGCACAAATACATATAATGAGTACTTCCTTTCAAGTGCACTACCAACCACGACATGTAATTCTCAGCAAAAACAGGAAGAGCCGGTGAAAAAAGAAGAAGAACCGACCACAGAGACAGATAATTCAAGTACGGGCGGAACAGGAAGCGGTACTTCAAATGGCAACGGAGGTTCCACTGGTACAGGAAACGGCAGCGGCACCGGCAATGGAAGCGGTGGAACCGGGACAGGAAATGGCTCAGGGACAGGGAGCGGTAGCGGCTCCGGCACTGGCAATGGGGGTGTCGTTACTCCACCGGTCATCAATCCATAA
- a CDS encoding prepilin-type N-terminal cleavage/methylation domain-containing protein — translation MKHQRGFTVIEIAVAIVFVGAAALLLLLQKGNLEAARRDEDRKVAINAMYYNLEEVFYEKNGFYPSEIDSKTLRAMDPQLFTDPRGIKMGDEGANYRYEGLNCNNDTCKSYKLTSSMEKEAEYVKTSRNK, via the coding sequence ATGAAACACCAGCGGGGATTTACAGTTATCGAAATCGCAGTTGCCATCGTTTTTGTCGGAGCAGCCGCGCTACTTTTACTCTTACAAAAAGGTAATCTCGAGGCAGCACGCCGCGACGAAGATCGTAAAGTCGCGATTAACGCGATGTACTACAACCTTGAAGAAGTCTTTTACGAAAAAAACGGCTTTTACCCCTCCGAAATCGATAGCAAAACTCTTCGCGCCATGGATCCACAGTTATTTACTGACCCTCGTGGCATAAAAATGGGTGATGAGGGCGCAAACTACCGCTACGAAGGCCTTAATTGCAATAACGACACTTGCAAATCATATAAGCTCACCAGCAGTATGGAAAAAGAGGCCGAGTACGTTAAAACGAGCCGCAACAAGTAG
- a CDS encoding zf-TFIIB domain-containing protein, producing the protein MEEQRFCSACRNPMEKVNNRGVTVDQCRRCGGVFLDHGELEIIISTLASQSGFRPQPVEVLRARPAYGHTGHHGGHRHHHTSSPRLFDGIFSSS; encoded by the coding sequence ATGGAAGAGCAGCGGTTCTGTTCGGCTTGTCGGAACCCCATGGAGAAGGTCAACAACCGCGGGGTGACGGTCGACCAGTGCCGGCGCTGCGGGGGTGTTTTCCTCGACCACGGTGAGCTGGAGATCATCATTTCCACCCTCGCCAGCCAGTCGGGTTTCCGGCCGCAGCCGGTCGAGGTGCTGCGTGCGCGTCCGGCGTACGGTCACACTGGCCACCACGGTGGTCACCGCCACCACCACACCAGCAGTCCGCGCTTGTTCGACGGGATCTTCTCGAGCAGCTGA
- a CDS encoding peptide deformylase, with product MQKRRAGLAEPSAPQLRKKAKAISEEAAYNNQNVRRGIKLLESYVDPDGALKAAGMAYPQLQQAALGSLRILAMNVGMPDLKSENLQKTIRTFFDPVVEPIKSEGTIERIESCFSIPGIAVAVKRWKAIMVTLPGQAAFRMDGTDGWIMQHESDHLDGMTCAQLALQQGRRFFYAPEREHRRALAEAGDRSEWPLFPVEQWLAMTSGDFDLRSYARYIQ from the coding sequence TTGCAAAAACGTCGCGCGGGTCTCGCCGAGCCGTCCGCACCCCAGCTCCGCAAGAAAGCCAAAGCAATCTCGGAAGAGGCGGCTTACAACAACCAGAATGTTCGCCGGGGGATCAAACTGCTCGAGTCGTACGTCGACCCGGACGGTGCCCTGAAGGCTGCCGGGATGGCATACCCTCAACTCCAGCAGGCAGCACTGGGGAGTCTGCGAATTCTTGCCATGAACGTCGGCATGCCCGATCTGAAGAGCGAGAACTTACAGAAGACGATCCGCACGTTCTTTGATCCGGTTGTGGAGCCCATCAAGAGCGAGGGAACCATCGAACGGATAGAGTCGTGTTTTTCGATCCCCGGTATTGCTGTGGCTGTGAAACGCTGGAAGGCGATTATGGTCACGCTGCCCGGACAGGCGGCTTTTCGGATGGACGGCACGGACGGATGGATCATGCAGCACGAGTCCGACCATCTGGACGGAATGACCTGCGCTCAACTCGCCTTACAGCAGGGGCGGCGGTTCTTTTACGCGCCCGAGAGGGAGCATCGACGCGCCCTCGCAGAGGCAGGCGACCGTTCGGAGTGGCCACTGTTCCCCGTTGAGCAGTGGCTGGCAATGACAAGCGGTGATTTCGATCTCCGTAGCTACGCCCGCTACATCCAGTAG
- a CDS encoding YebC/PmpR family DNA-binding transcriptional regulator → MSGHSKWSTIKREKGAKDAKRGAIFTKIGNQIAIAARGGTDPSMNSALALAIEKAKQANMPNANIQRAIDRVDDKNAAVLEEATYEGYGPGGIGLIVEVATDNKNRTYPEVRTAFTKNGGSMAEPGSVAFQFTRKGVIRVGATGEDALLTVLDAGAEDAVEEGDGITVYSDQKDLAKVRTALIEAGLEVREAELQYVPNAPVEISDPEVARKAFKLLDALDDLDDVVNVHTNADITVEPAQ, encoded by the coding sequence ATGTCAGGACACAGTAAGTGGTCAACGATCAAACGTGAAAAAGGGGCAAAAGATGCGAAACGCGGTGCTATTTTTACTAAAATTGGTAATCAGATTGCCATTGCGGCGCGCGGTGGCACCGATCCATCAATGAACTCAGCGCTTGCGCTTGCAATCGAAAAAGCAAAACAGGCCAACATGCCAAATGCCAACATTCAACGTGCAATTGATCGTGTAGACGACAAAAATGCTGCCGTGCTTGAAGAGGCTACCTATGAGGGATATGGACCAGGTGGTATCGGCTTAATCGTTGAAGTGGCAACGGATAATAAAAACCGCACATACCCTGAAGTAAGGACTGCTTTTACAAAAAATGGTGGGTCGATGGCCGAGCCGGGAAGCGTAGCGTTTCAGTTTACACGTAAAGGTGTCATTCGGGTGGGAGCGACCGGTGAAGATGCGCTTCTGACCGTCCTTGACGCAGGAGCGGAGGACGCAGTTGAGGAAGGTGATGGAATTACGGTGTATAGTGATCAAAAAGATCTGGCAAAAGTTAGAACCGCGTTAATTGAGGCGGGGCTTGAAGTAAGGGAAGCCGAACTTCAGTATGTGCCGAATGCTCCTGTTGAGATAAGCGATCCTGAGGTTGCTCGGAAGGCTTTCAAGCTGCTTGATGCGCTCGATGACCTTGACGATGTGGTGAATGTCCACACGAACGCTGACATTACTGTTGAACCTGCGCAGTAA
- a CDS encoding ComEC/Rec2 family competence protein, giving the protein MNWWILRRRVHISWLIASLCFGIALGVVFSKESAVLFFGSWIWLCVALSLIALSLWRSKLYVIPIIIIAGGVVGLWRGAIVQVALQPYANCIGKQVILRGVVDEDPEVDAKQAMTLHVAVTTINGHSLPGKIWITLPESREIKRGDVPTLKGILQPGFGAFVGSMYRADVQSVMRSHPPDFAMTIRQWFGEQIHKVLPSDQAALGIGFLTGQKQAIPPELDEAMRTVGLTHIVVASGYNLTILVRLARRVFSRISKYLAGLFGAGMIAGFMAITGLSPSMSRAGLVSGLSLAAWYYGRKFHPLVLLPLTAAVTLLINPAYGWGDLGWQLSFAAFAGVMIVAPLLQAYFFGKKKPGVLRQVVGETIAAEMVTLPILIAAFGQFSNVALLANVLVVPLVPVAMALTFLAGITVPIFGWLAAVVGWTAHAVLTYMIAVVDFLAVLPFATTELTLPWWSVALAYGALILGCFWMWRVTRYDLRTANLVE; this is encoded by the coding sequence ATGAATTGGTGGATATTGCGGCGCCGCGTGCACATCTCGTGGCTGATTGCTTCGTTGTGTTTTGGCATTGCACTGGGAGTAGTATTTTCCAAGGAAAGTGCCGTTTTATTTTTTGGCTCCTGGATTTGGCTTTGTGTTGCCCTGAGCTTAATCGCACTGTCATTATGGCGAAGCAAGCTCTATGTTATTCCAATTATTATCATCGCGGGGGGTGTCGTGGGATTGTGGCGAGGCGCGATCGTACAGGTCGCATTACAGCCGTATGCAAATTGCATAGGTAAGCAAGTAATACTGCGAGGAGTCGTTGATGAAGACCCTGAAGTCGATGCCAAACAGGCGATGACGCTCCATGTTGCCGTAACCACGATTAACGGTCATTCACTTCCCGGAAAGATATGGATTACTCTACCAGAAAGTCGCGAAATAAAACGAGGTGACGTACCGACACTTAAGGGTATACTCCAGCCTGGTTTCGGGGCTTTTGTGGGAAGTATGTATCGGGCGGATGTACAGTCTGTCATGCGCTCGCACCCCCCGGACTTTGCGATGACCATACGCCAATGGTTTGGAGAGCAAATTCACAAGGTACTTCCTAGCGACCAAGCAGCTCTGGGTATTGGTTTTTTGACCGGACAAAAGCAAGCGATTCCTCCCGAACTTGACGAGGCAATGCGAACAGTCGGCTTGACACACATCGTGGTAGCAAGCGGATACAATCTCACCATTTTAGTGAGGCTGGCAAGAAGAGTATTTAGCCGCATATCAAAATATCTTGCAGGTTTGTTTGGAGCCGGTATGATCGCCGGATTCATGGCAATTACGGGGCTAAGCCCAAGCATGTCACGTGCTGGGCTGGTCTCCGGGTTAAGTTTAGCTGCTTGGTATTATGGTCGTAAGTTCCATCCGCTTGTATTGTTGCCGCTAACGGCTGCCGTGACACTTCTTATTAACCCTGCTTATGGGTGGGGCGATTTGGGCTGGCAGCTGAGTTTTGCAGCCTTTGCTGGTGTGATGATTGTTGCTCCGCTTTTGCAGGCTTATTTTTTTGGGAAGAAGAAGCCAGGAGTGCTTCGCCAGGTTGTTGGTGAAACGATTGCAGCCGAGATGGTAACACTCCCCATTTTGATTGCTGCATTTGGTCAGTTTTCGAACGTGGCACTTCTTGCCAATGTTTTGGTAGTTCCGCTCGTACCGGTGGCTATGGCACTCACGTTTTTGGCAGGAATAACAGTACCGATTTTTGGGTGGCTTGCGGCTGTGGTAGGGTGGACCGCCCATGCCGTATTGACGTATATGATTGCTGTCGTTGATTTTTTGGCAGTGCTGCCTTTTGCGACGACAGAATTAACATTGCCATGGTGGAGTGTGGCGCTGGCATACGGTGCTTTAATTTTAGGATGTTTTTGGATGTGGCGTGTCACGAGGTACGATTTACGAACGGCAAACCTGGTGGAATAA
- the ruvC gene encoding crossover junction endodeoxyribonuclease RuvC yields the protein MRIIGIDPGTGILGFGVIDAAKGKTVLVEAGVITTPPHTPLPDRLEEIYTSLTEIIATTKPEIMAIEKLFFAQNVTTAMSVSHARGVAMLTGKQAKLPIEEYTPLQIKQTITGYGKASKKQVQEMVRIQLGLKDVPKPDDCADALAAAIMCAFMTRV from the coding sequence ATGCGAATTATAGGAATCGACCCAGGCACGGGGATTTTAGGGTTTGGTGTGATAGACGCGGCGAAAGGGAAGACGGTACTTGTTGAAGCTGGAGTTATAACTACCCCACCGCACACTCCCCTGCCCGACCGTCTTGAAGAAATTTACACGAGCCTGACAGAAATTATTGCGACGACCAAGCCTGAAATCATGGCGATTGAAAAGCTGTTTTTTGCTCAAAATGTTACTACAGCTATGAGCGTTTCACACGCTCGCGGTGTTGCGATGCTGACGGGCAAACAGGCCAAACTGCCAATAGAGGAGTACACACCGCTTCAAATCAAGCAAACGATTACTGGCTATGGCAAGGCGAGTAAAAAACAGGTGCAAGAGATGGTGCGGATTCAGTTGGGATTAAAAGATGTCCCGAAGCCGGATGACTGTGCGGATGCGCTCGCTGCTGCTATTATGTGCGCATTTATGACCAGGGTGTAA